A window of Pedobacter lusitanus contains these coding sequences:
- the hisA gene encoding 1-(5-phosphoribosyl)-5-[(5-phosphoribosylamino)methylideneamino]imidazole-4-carboxamide isomerase, with protein sequence MYIIPAIDILDGKVVRLREGDYNQKTVYDVSIAEMIETYRSNGTEFIHIIDLNGAKGDFSNQAELFDIIKKTDMRVQYGGGIRTIEQVTNLLDAGIHRVIVGTQAITNPDFLADLSKEVGKKYDYANRIVIAIDVLDEVIKYSGWMESSPIKLMDYVDKCLQLGFFRFLCTDINKDGKLGGAAVDLYKKLLEHSPFIKLIASGGISSMEDIEELAKLEIRSCVVGKAIYENRISIEEIKEWNLKAMTSL encoded by the coding sequence ATGTACATTATTCCCGCTATAGATATTTTAGATGGTAAAGTTGTCCGCCTCAGAGAAGGTGACTATAACCAAAAGACAGTATATGACGTGTCAATTGCCGAAATGATTGAGACTTACAGGTCTAACGGTACAGAATTCATACATATTATTGATTTAAACGGTGCTAAAGGAGATTTCAGCAATCAGGCTGAACTTTTTGATATTATCAAAAAAACAGATATGCGTGTGCAGTACGGCGGTGGTATCCGTACCATTGAGCAAGTAACTAATCTGCTTGACGCCGGGATACACCGGGTTATTGTAGGGACACAGGCAATCACCAATCCTGATTTCCTGGCCGATCTGAGCAAGGAAGTAGGCAAAAAGTATGATTATGCGAATCGTATTGTCATCGCCATCGACGTGCTGGATGAAGTAATTAAATACTCAGGCTGGATGGAAAGCTCACCTATCAAATTAATGGATTACGTGGACAAATGTCTTCAGCTGGGCTTTTTCAGATTCCTTTGTACAGATATCAACAAGGATGGAAAATTAGGTGGTGCAGCTGTAGATCTGTATAAAAAACTACTCGAACATTCCCCTTTTATCAAACTGATCGCATCTGGCGGAATCAGTTCAATGGAAGATATTGAAGAACTGGCAAAACTGGAAATCAGATCTTGTGTAGTTGGCAAAGCCATTTATGAAAACCGCATCTCTATTGAAGAGATTAAAGAATGGAATCTCAAAGCGATGACATCTTTATAA
- the hisH gene encoding imidazole glycerol phosphate synthase subunit HisH has protein sequence MIGIVNYGAGNIFSLTSALSRLGLSYGMINTAHDFEEYSHIIIPGVGHAGAAMEKLNQTGLVESVKKLTKPVLGICVGMQLLTAHSEEGDAQLMNIIPLETKLFDKDLGIKIPHMGWNNIQIKNNLLFEGVENQTQFYFVHSYFIEYNAIFEIATANYGLQYSAAIQKDNFYGVQFHPEKSGAAGEQLLLNFSKLNN, from the coding sequence ATGATAGGAATCGTTAATTACGGGGCAGGTAATATCTTCTCGCTGACTTCAGCTTTATCCAGACTGGGACTGAGTTATGGAATGATCAACACCGCACATGATTTTGAGGAGTACTCCCATATCATTATCCCAGGTGTGGGCCATGCCGGAGCGGCCATGGAAAAACTGAATCAGACCGGCCTGGTAGAGTCTGTTAAAAAACTGACAAAGCCTGTACTGGGAATTTGTGTGGGGATGCAACTGCTCACTGCACATTCAGAAGAAGGCGATGCACAGCTGATGAATATTATCCCGCTGGAAACGAAACTATTTGACAAGGATCTGGGTATTAAAATCCCGCATATGGGCTGGAATAATATTCAGATTAAAAACAATTTGCTATTCGAAGGTGTTGAAAATCAGACACAATTTTACTTTGTGCATTCGTACTTTATTGAATATAACGCTATTTTTGAGATAGCTACTGCAAATTATGGTCTGCAATATTCTGCAGCTATACAAAAGGATAATTTTTACGGGGTTCAGTTTCACCCTGAAAAATCCGGTGCCGCAGGTGAACAATTATTATTGAACTTTTCAAAACTAAACAATTAA
- the hisB gene encoding bifunctional histidinol-phosphatase/imidazoleglycerol-phosphate dehydratase HisB, whose product MKKILFIDRDGTLITEPEDEQVDSFSKLKFYPRSLYYMAKIAAELDFELVMVTNQDGLGTDSHPEVNFWPIHNLVIDTFAGEGVVFSEVIIDKTFAHENAPTRKPNTGLLQHYMTGEYDLAGSFVIGDRINDVVLAKNLGAKAIWLRNNDTLGSAEMLDKAETLTAVIALQTQNWVDIYTFLSAGSRQFHHIRKTNETDIEIELNLDGTGKAKIETGLNFFNHMLDQIARHGGVDLNITAKGDLHIDEHHTVEDTGIALGEAFAKAIGNKLGLERYGFCLPMDDCLAQAAIDFGGRNWIVWDAEFKREKVGDVPTEMFYHFFKSFSDAAKCNLNIKAEGENEHHKIESIFKAFAKAIKMAIKRDPEKLVLPSTKGLL is encoded by the coding sequence ATGAAGAAGATACTTTTCATAGATCGTGATGGTACACTGATCACAGAACCGGAAGATGAACAGGTAGATTCATTTTCCAAGCTTAAATTTTATCCCAGATCTTTGTATTATATGGCTAAAATAGCCGCAGAACTGGATTTTGAACTGGTTATGGTCACCAATCAGGACGGACTGGGTACAGACTCGCACCCGGAAGTGAACTTCTGGCCAATCCATAATTTAGTGATTGATACTTTTGCAGGTGAGGGCGTAGTTTTTTCTGAAGTGATCATTGATAAAACTTTTGCTCATGAAAATGCACCTACCCGTAAACCAAACACGGGCTTGTTACAGCATTATATGACCGGTGAATATGACCTGGCAGGATCATTTGTGATTGGCGACCGCATTAATGATGTGGTACTGGCTAAAAATCTGGGTGCAAAAGCGATCTGGTTAAGAAACAATGATACTTTAGGATCAGCAGAAATGCTGGATAAAGCAGAAACACTGACTGCTGTTATCGCACTGCAAACACAAAACTGGGTAGACATCTATACTTTTTTGAGTGCCGGTAGCAGACAATTTCACCATATCAGAAAAACCAATGAAACTGATATAGAAATTGAACTGAATCTTGACGGAACCGGAAAGGCTAAAATAGAAACGGGTTTGAATTTCTTTAACCACATGCTGGATCAGATAGCCCGTCATGGTGGCGTTGATCTGAATATCACAGCAAAAGGTGATTTGCATATTGATGAACATCATACTGTTGAGGATACCGGAATTGCACTGGGCGAAGCTTTTGCTAAAGCTATAGGCAACAAACTGGGGCTGGAGCGTTATGGTTTCTGCTTACCTATGGATGATTGTCTGGCACAGGCAGCTATAGATTTTGGCGGCAGAAACTGGATAGTCTGGGATGCAGAATTTAAACGCGAAAAAGTAGGTGATGTACCTACAGAGATGTTTTATCACTTTTTTAAATCTTTTAGTGATGCTGCAAAATGCAACCTCAACATTAAAGCTGAGGGCGAAAACGAGCATCATAAAATTGAATCTATTTTTAAGGCTTTTGCCAAAGCTATCAAAATGGCTATCAAAAGAGATCCTGAAAAATTAGTTTTACCAAGTACAAAAGGCTTATTATAA
- the hisC gene encoding histidinol-phosphate transaminase — translation MDIKNLQRENIKTLRPYSTARDEYKGQASVFLDANENSYGSPLPENFNRYPDPLQLDLKDALSKIKGVPIENTFLGNGSDEAIDLLFRAFCNPGKDNVIILPPTYGMYEVSANINDVEIRKVNLLPNFQLDLEGIAEAIDANTKLIFICSPNNPTGNSIIRTDIETILANFNGLVVIDEAYINFAKQRTFIQELTEYPHLVVLQTFSKAWGLAGLRLGMAFASTIVIDILNKVKAPYNISQSTQDLALAALENIGQVNEWIKTTVAEREKLSQSLQELAMVRKVYPSDANFILTEVDDANRTYDALVDRGIIVRNRAKVTLCEGCLRITVGTPAENEILISALKSLTN, via the coding sequence ATGGATATTAAGAACCTACAAAGAGAAAATATAAAAACGCTTCGTCCCTACTCTACTGCAAGAGATGAGTACAAAGGTCAGGCAAGCGTATTTTTAGATGCAAATGAAAATAGTTATGGCTCTCCTTTACCGGAAAACTTTAACCGTTATCCTGATCCTTTACAACTGGATCTGAAGGATGCACTTAGTAAAATCAAAGGCGTACCGATAGAAAACACCTTTTTGGGGAATGGCAGTGATGAAGCAATAGATCTTTTGTTTCGTGCCTTCTGTAACCCGGGAAAGGACAATGTGATTATCCTGCCACCTACCTATGGTATGTATGAGGTTTCTGCAAACATCAATGATGTGGAGATCCGCAAAGTGAATCTGCTGCCAAATTTCCAGTTAGACCTGGAAGGTATCGCAGAAGCTATTGATGCCAACACCAAACTGATTTTTATCTGCTCCCCTAATAATCCAACCGGAAATTCAATCATCCGCACAGATATAGAAACAATACTGGCTAATTTTAACGGTCTGGTTGTAATTGATGAAGCTTATATCAATTTTGCCAAACAACGTACGTTCATACAGGAATTAACTGAATATCCGCATTTAGTTGTATTACAGACTTTTTCCAAAGCCTGGGGTCTTGCCGGTTTAAGACTGGGAATGGCCTTTGCTTCAACCATCGTCATTGACATCTTAAACAAAGTAAAGGCGCCTTATAATATCAGTCAGTCTACACAGGATCTGGCACTGGCTGCACTTGAAAATATAGGACAGGTAAATGAGTGGATCAAAACCACAGTTGCCGAAAGAGAAAAACTGAGTCAGTCACTGCAGGAACTTGCCATGGTCAGAAAGGTCTATCCTTCTGATGCGAATTTTATCCTTACAGAGGTTGATGATGCCAATCGGACTTATGATGCTCTGGTAGACCGCGGAATCATTGTCCGTAACCGTGCAAAAGTAACTCTTTGCGAAGGCTGCCTGAGAATTACTGTTGGAACACCGGCAGAAAATGAAATACTAATATCCGCTTTAAAATCGTTAACTAATTAG
- the hisD gene encoding histidinol dehydrogenase — MKIYKYTDLSKQNIEELCLRQLADDASIAKSVKAIIGKVKSAGDQALRDYALQFDKVNLDQLFLTKDEIAQIASEIPDDARAAIDTAYANIKKFHAAQISQEAKVETMPGVSCWREARAIARVGLYIPGGTAVLPSTFLMLGIPAILAGCQEIVVCSPPQQNGKTNCFLAYCAQLLGIEKIYLAGGAQAIAAMAFGTESVPEVYKIFGPGNRYVTQAKQQVLASGITAIDMPAGPSEVLVIADETASPAFVAADLLAQAEHGTDSQAILIANSAALITETLQQIELQLSELPRKDIAAQAIVNSYAVLVENMTQAMAFSNAYAPEHLILATDHYEELIPQIINAGSVFLGNLTPESAGDYASGTNHTLPTSGFAKAYSGVSIDSFIKKITFQHISPQGLTAIGPTVEILAAAEGLQAHKNAITIRLKSSDGY, encoded by the coding sequence TTGAAAATCTACAAGTATACTGATTTATCTAAACAGAATATTGAAGAACTCTGTTTAAGACAACTGGCTGATGATGCAAGCATTGCTAAAAGCGTCAAAGCGATCATTGGAAAGGTAAAATCAGCAGGAGACCAGGCGCTCAGAGATTACGCCCTGCAGTTTGACAAGGTAAATCTGGACCAGCTCTTCCTCACCAAAGATGAGATCGCACAGATTGCCTCAGAGATTCCTGATGATGCCCGTGCTGCTATCGATACGGCCTATGCAAATATCAAAAAATTCCACGCCGCGCAAATTTCTCAGGAAGCTAAAGTGGAGACTATGCCCGGTGTTTCGTGCTGGCGGGAAGCCAGAGCAATAGCGCGTGTCGGCTTATATATTCCTGGTGGAACGGCTGTTTTACCGAGTACTTTTCTGATGCTTGGCATACCGGCAATACTGGCAGGCTGTCAGGAAATCGTAGTCTGTTCACCACCTCAGCAAAATGGAAAAACCAATTGTTTTCTGGCTTACTGTGCTCAGCTTTTAGGGATTGAAAAGATTTATCTGGCCGGTGGTGCACAAGCTATTGCCGCTATGGCATTCGGCACAGAAAGTGTACCAGAGGTTTACAAGATTTTTGGTCCGGGGAACCGTTATGTAACCCAGGCTAAACAACAGGTGCTGGCATCTGGTATTACTGCAATTGACATGCCTGCAGGTCCGTCAGAAGTACTGGTTATTGCTGATGAAACTGCAAGTCCGGCATTTGTTGCGGCTGATCTTTTAGCACAGGCAGAACATGGTACAGACAGTCAGGCTATCCTGATTGCCAACTCCGCAGCGCTGATTACTGAGACCCTGCAGCAAATTGAGCTTCAGCTCAGCGAACTGCCCAGAAAGGATATTGCTGCTCAGGCTATCGTCAATTCTTATGCAGTACTGGTAGAAAATATGACGCAGGCTATGGCTTTCAGTAATGCTTATGCTCCTGAACACTTAATCCTGGCAACAGACCACTATGAAGAGCTCATTCCGCAGATTATCAATGCCGGATCTGTTTTTCTGGGTAATCTGACTCCGGAAAGTGCCGGAGACTATGCCTCAGGCACTAATCACACTTTACCTACAAGTGGTTTTGCCAAAGCCTATTCTGGTGTTTCTATTGACTCTTTTATCAAAAAGATTACATTCCAGCATATCAGTCCGCAGGGACTGACGGCTATTGGCCCTACTGTTGAAATCCTTGCTGCTGCAGAAGGACTTCAGGCACACAAAAATGCAATCACCATTCGTTTAAAATCATCAGATGGATATTAA
- the hisG gene encoding ATP phosphoribosyltransferase, which produces MKTLKIAIQKSGRLNEKSVEILKNCGLSFENYKSSLISTVTNFPLEILFLRDDDIPEYVQDGIADLGIVGENVITEVDADVAYLQKLGFGKCTLKIAVPNDSEVTSVSGLEGKVIATSYPVILQKYLDDNKVNAVVRTISGSVEIGPGLGLSDAICDIVSTGGTLKSNGLKPFGEVMKSEAVLIASKGMELNEDVIELLQRIRSVLRAKETKYVVLNVAKSNLDKVVSLLPGVKSPTIVPLFEEDWVAVHSVIAEQDFWEKINSLKAAGAEGIVVMPIEKIIS; this is translated from the coding sequence TTGAAAACACTTAAAATTGCTATCCAGAAATCTGGCAGGCTTAACGAAAAATCCGTAGAGATTCTTAAAAATTGTGGTTTATCATTCGAAAACTACAAAAGCTCCTTAATATCGACTGTTACAAATTTCCCACTGGAAATCTTATTTCTGAGAGATGATGATATTCCTGAATATGTTCAGGATGGTATTGCCGATCTGGGTATAGTCGGCGAAAACGTAATCACAGAAGTTGATGCGGATGTAGCCTATCTTCAAAAACTGGGCTTTGGAAAATGCACGCTGAAAATTGCTGTTCCCAATGACAGTGAAGTTACCAGTGTCAGCGGACTGGAAGGAAAAGTAATCGCCACTTCTTATCCGGTAATCCTTCAAAAATATCTGGATGATAACAAAGTAAATGCAGTAGTCCGTACCATTTCCGGATCAGTAGAAATTGGTCCCGGGCTGGGTCTGAGTGACGCGATATGTGATATTGTTTCTACCGGCGGAACTTTAAAAAGCAATGGACTGAAACCCTTTGGTGAAGTCATGAAATCTGAAGCTGTACTGATTGCCAGTAAAGGTATGGAACTCAATGAAGACGTCATAGAATTGCTGCAAAGAATCCGTTCCGTACTGCGCGCCAAAGAGACAAAATATGTAGTCCTGAATGTTGCCAAATCCAATCTTGATAAAGTCGTGAGTTTACTTCCGGGAGTTAAAAGCCCGACAATTGTACCTCTTTTTGAAGAAGACTGGGTAGCCGTGCATTCGGTAATTGCAGAGCAGGACTTCTGGGAAAAGATCAACAGTTTAAAAGCTGCAGGTGCAGAAGGAATTGTGGTTATGCCGATTGAAAAGATCATTTCTTAG
- a CDS encoding L,D-transpeptidase family protein, with product MKKALTLILPVCLFLSSCNWFKTTPEVGVILSEHFKNKIYKDFDTAAYNVVFNRHLDSLQSKLSNPKVIGNFYADKDRRNLLVTRFYINGELDTLKNYLENSNIHGYNPEVFRYKELEKTLSALSANQFKSVSEAYPVLADLELYAASALLKYDTFVGYGSVNPKKVLNRYYVTTTRPDSAAMNKVLETKSLTKLLKDIQPASENYKVLQHTLAVLKKDPSRNAVAIKAVEVNMERARWKIPGLSSEYVEVNIPDFSLTWFKEQDTVTHMKVCVGARREKAYEEKLKTYAKTHSLDDKPKNHQTPVLLSKFSAIEVNPVWNIPVSIAKNEIYNQARRDPYYLSNNNMKVYYKGKLVNDTDTIQWEKYSRDHLPFQFKQGSGSGNALGKFKFMFDNGASIYLHDTNNKSAFGLASRAISHGCVRVEKPLEFAQKMVNGNAEYDQLRMEVNLPPVDTTKMGIYRKKLAKKADTLNVFQLKPKWFGTRKNISVFINYKTAWAENGRVEYRNDVYGLDDALYAAMKKYL from the coding sequence TTGAAAAAAGCACTAACACTAATTTTACCTGTTTGCCTCTTCCTGTCGTCCTGTAACTGGTTTAAAACCACACCAGAGGTCGGTGTGATCCTCTCTGAACATTTTAAGAATAAAATTTATAAAGATTTTGATACTGCAGCCTATAATGTAGTTTTTAACCGTCACCTTGATTCTTTACAGTCTAAATTAAGTAATCCTAAAGTAATCGGTAATTTTTATGCAGATAAAGACCGCAGAAATCTGCTGGTTACCCGTTTTTATATTAATGGGGAATTAGATACCCTGAAAAATTATCTGGAAAATAGTAATATTCACGGATATAATCCGGAGGTATTCCGTTATAAAGAGCTGGAGAAAACGTTATCGGCCTTATCAGCCAATCAATTCAAATCTGTGAGTGAAGCTTATCCGGTTCTTGCCGATCTGGAGCTTTATGCAGCTTCGGCACTGTTAAAGTATGACACTTTTGTAGGTTATGGAAGCGTTAATCCTAAAAAAGTACTCAACAGGTATTATGTAACTACTACCAGACCAGATAGTGCGGCGATGAATAAAGTGCTGGAGACAAAAAGTCTGACAAAACTGTTAAAGGATATTCAGCCTGCCTCAGAAAACTACAAAGTCTTGCAGCATACGCTTGCTGTACTCAAAAAAGATCCTTCCCGTAATGCAGTAGCCATTAAAGCTGTTGAAGTGAACATGGAAAGAGCAAGATGGAAAATCCCCGGGCTGAGCTCAGAATATGTGGAAGTAAATATCCCCGATTTTTCTCTGACCTGGTTTAAAGAACAGGATACGGTTACCCATATGAAAGTTTGTGTAGGCGCCAGACGTGAAAAAGCTTACGAAGAAAAATTGAAAACTTATGCCAAAACTCATTCGCTGGATGATAAACCTAAAAATCACCAGACCCCGGTTCTGTTAAGTAAATTCAGTGCTATCGAGGTAAACCCTGTCTGGAATATTCCGGTTAGTATAGCTAAAAATGAGATTTATAATCAGGCCAGAAGAGATCCTTATTATTTATCAAATAATAACATGAAGGTTTATTACAAAGGTAAGCTGGTTAATGATACAGATACTATACAATGGGAAAAGTATTCAAGAGACCATTTGCCTTTTCAGTTTAAACAGGGCTCCGGTTCAGGTAATGCACTGGGTAAGTTTAAATTTATGTTTGATAACGGAGCGAGTATTTATCTGCATGATACCAATAATAAATCGGCGTTTGGTCTGGCCAGCCGGGCAATAAGCCATGGTTGTGTAAGAGTTGAAAAACCTTTGGAATTTGCGCAGAAGATGGTGAATGGAAATGCTGAATACGATCAGCTGAGGATGGAAGTCAATCTGCCGCCTGTTGACACGACAAAAATGGGCATCTACAGAAAGAAACTGGCTAAAAAAGCTGATACACTGAATGTATTCCAGTTAAAACCAAAATGGTTTGGCACCAGGAAAAACATTTCTGTGTTTATCAATTACAAAACAGCATGGGCTGAAAACGGCAGAGTTGAATATCGCAATGATGTTTACGGACTGGATGATGCTTTGTATGCAGCCATGAAAAAATACCTGTAA
- a CDS encoding BatA domain-containing protein, giving the protein MNFLYPGFLFSLLAVAIPILIHLFNFRKFKKIYFSNVAFLKAVTIQHSSREKLRNLLILICRILAIVFLAFAFARPYWSWGPAGSPENGNLVNIYLDNSYSMEAVNQEGSLLDEAKRKAKEIVKQFKINDKFQLTTNDFEGRHQRPVNSEELFRLIDEVRVSPAERTLQQVINRQNTAEAGKRNQYNYILSDFQEQFAGKSPLHTNPKSTLSLVRLKANTIPNVAVDSVWSLSPAHKPGDQEKFVVQLRNYSAQASPGIPVKLIINNQQRALATLNIPAGKAVRDTLKFSGLSAGWQKAKISIKDFPVTFDDQLQFAFKVSTGLKVLQLTGETSEKYISALFGADPYFKLSTLSESAIVYAGFHHYNLIILSGLKTPSSGLAQELKTYMKNGGTVVIFPDLEVNPAVYASFLQALDIPQSVSLSRDTVGVSSIALKNKVFNDVFEEIPSKLDLPKINRHFVYAGNHQNGREELMGLPLNQPFFSKYSAGKGRLYLCATSLNIRDSNLPQHPVFVPLIYKIALTSVQEQPLYYTIGKSNYLQTAPVTLNPNQSLRLITDKQEVIPEIRQVPGQTLLYVADQIKTPGIYELYKADSLLSTYAFNQGRAESDMHYADDKALQTIFGSEKVNLTKPGGDLSWKAVENNRTELWKLCLVLCAVFLAVEALLIRFFNKLKT; this is encoded by the coding sequence ATGAATTTCCTCTACCCAGGTTTTCTTTTTTCTCTGCTGGCGGTAGCCATTCCTATCCTTATTCATTTATTTAATTTCCGGAAATTCAAGAAGATATATTTCAGTAATGTAGCCTTCTTAAAGGCTGTTACCATACAACATTCTTCCAGAGAAAAACTACGTAATTTATTAATTCTGATCTGCAGGATACTGGCCATCGTATTTCTGGCATTTGCTTTCGCACGTCCTTACTGGTCATGGGGACCGGCCGGATCGCCGGAAAACGGGAATCTGGTCAATATCTATCTCGATAATTCCTATAGTATGGAAGCAGTCAATCAAGAGGGATCTTTGCTGGATGAGGCTAAGCGTAAAGCCAAAGAGATTGTAAAACAGTTTAAAATCAATGATAAGTTTCAGCTAACCACCAATGATTTTGAAGGACGCCATCAGCGTCCGGTCAATTCAGAAGAATTATTCCGTTTGATTGATGAAGTCAGAGTTTCTCCTGCTGAACGTACTTTACAACAGGTTATAAACCGTCAGAACACGGCAGAGGCAGGAAAGCGAAATCAGTACAATTATATTTTATCAGATTTCCAGGAGCAGTTTGCAGGGAAGTCGCCACTGCATACCAATCCGAAAAGTACACTCAGTCTGGTCAGATTGAAGGCAAATACGATACCCAATGTAGCAGTGGACTCTGTCTGGTCCTTATCTCCGGCGCATAAACCGGGTGATCAGGAGAAGTTTGTCGTCCAGCTGCGTAACTATTCGGCCCAGGCCAGTCCGGGAATTCCGGTAAAACTGATCATTAATAATCAGCAGAGAGCTTTAGCTACATTGAATATACCGGCAGGAAAAGCAGTAAGAGATACTTTAAAGTTCAGTGGGTTATCAGCCGGCTGGCAAAAAGCAAAGATCAGTATCAAAGATTTTCCGGTAACTTTTGATGATCAGCTGCAATTTGCCTTTAAGGTGAGTACCGGGCTGAAAGTTTTACAGCTTACGGGTGAAACCTCTGAAAAATATATCAGTGCTCTTTTTGGGGCAGATCCTTATTTCAAACTCAGTACCCTGTCTGAGTCAGCTATCGTCTATGCAGGTTTTCATCACTATAATCTGATTATACTTTCGGGTTTAAAGACACCTTCGAGCGGACTGGCCCAGGAATTGAAAACTTATATGAAAAATGGGGGTACTGTGGTGATTTTTCCTGATTTAGAGGTTAATCCTGCTGTTTATGCTTCATTTTTACAGGCGCTGGATATTCCGCAGTCAGTTTCATTAAGCAGGGATACTGTCGGGGTGAGTTCCATCGCACTGAAAAATAAAGTCTTTAATGATGTATTTGAAGAAATACCATCAAAGCTGGATCTGCCAAAAATTAACAGGCATTTTGTGTATGCCGGCAATCATCAGAACGGGAGGGAAGAGCTGATGGGACTGCCTCTTAATCAACCTTTTTTTAGTAAATACAGTGCCGGAAAAGGACGCTTGTATTTATGTGCCACTTCTTTAAATATCAGGGATAGCAATCTGCCTCAGCATCCTGTATTTGTGCCACTGATTTATAAAATTGCTTTAACCAGTGTGCAGGAGCAGCCTTTGTATTATACCATAGGAAAAAGTAATTATCTGCAGACAGCACCAGTTACGCTGAATCCGAATCAGTCGCTGCGGCTAATTACTGATAAACAGGAAGTTATTCCTGAAATCAGGCAGGTTCCGGGACAGACTTTACTGTATGTTGCCGATCAGATTAAGACGCCGGGTATTTATGAATTATATAAAGCTGATTCCCTGTTAAGTACTTATGCATTTAACCAGGGACGTGCAGAATCAGATATGCATTATGCTGATGATAAAGCTCTTCAGACAATTTTCGGGTCTGAAAAAGTGAACCTGACAAAACCCGGGGGCGATTTGTCGTGGAAAGCTGTGGAAAATAACCGCACAGAGTTATGGAAACTTTGCCTAGTTTTGTGTGCTGTTTTTTTAGCCGTTGAAGCCCTATTGATTCGATTTTTTAACAAATTAAAAACATAA
- a CDS encoding dihydroorotase, which translates to MNLLLTGVTITDPNSQHNQKICDVRVVQGKIAEIEPTLKPLENEQLINGQGAFLAPGFFDLNCSIGDPGLETKEDIKTATAAAQAGGFTGLAVLPHTKPVVHSKAEIEYIINKAKNNLVDVYPLGAISHDLEGKELAELYDMQQAGAIAFTDGTKPVSDDGFMSRALQYCKGIDGLLMVYPENKAIAGKCQVNESKTSVLLGMKGMPALAEEMQISRDIFLATYHQAPVHITNISTAGSVALIKRAKKDGLQISCDVAAHHLVFTEELLNDFDSNYKIKPPLRGKSDIKALLAGLKDGTIDAVSSQHRPHEPEFKDVEFEIAAYGIIALQTVLPLLVKAGLDAAQIVEKLSVNPRKLLRLPVPVIAAGENANFVLFGLTEKWEYNRDNNFSKSRNTPLLNQTLTGKVQLVYNNNQFQVYG; encoded by the coding sequence ATGAACCTTCTCCTCACAGGCGTAACCATTACCGATCCGAATAGCCAGCATAATCAGAAAATCTGTGATGTTCGTGTGGTACAGGGAAAAATCGCTGAGATTGAGCCTACCTTGAAGCCATTGGAAAATGAACAGTTGATCAATGGTCAGGGAGCCTTTCTTGCGCCGGGATTTTTTGACCTGAACTGTTCCATTGGAGATCCGGGGTTAGAGACCAAAGAAGATATCAAAACGGCAACTGCTGCTGCACAGGCCGGAGGATTTACCGGACTTGCAGTTTTACCGCATACCAAACCTGTAGTTCATTCCAAAGCGGAAATAGAATATATTATCAATAAAGCAAAAAATAACCTGGTTGATGTTTATCCTCTGGGAGCAATCAGTCATGATCTGGAAGGGAAAGAGCTGGCAGAGCTTTATGATATGCAGCAGGCAGGTGCAATAGCTTTTACTGACGGAACCAAACCAGTCAGCGATGATGGTTTTATGAGCCGTGCATTGCAATATTGCAAAGGGATTGATGGTTTACTGATGGTCTATCCTGAAAATAAAGCAATCGCTGGTAAATGCCAGGTTAATGAGAGCAAAACAAGTGTATTGCTGGGGATGAAGGGAATGCCGGCACTGGCTGAAGAAATGCAGATTTCAAGGGATATTTTCCTGGCTACCTATCACCAGGCTCCGGTACATATTACCAATATTTCTACTGCGGGTTCTGTCGCGCTGATTAAAAGGGCAAAAAAAGACGGTCTGCAGATTTCCTGCGATGTGGCTGCCCATCACCTGGTATTCACTGAAGAGCTTTTGAATGATTTTGACAGCAATTACAAAATTAAGCCACCACTGAGAGGTAAATCAGATATCAAAGCTTTACTGGCGGGTCTTAAAGACGGTACTATTGATGCGGTTTCTTCGCAGCACCGTCCGCATGAACCTGAATTTAAGGATGTGGAATTTGAGATTGCAGCTTATGGTATTATTGCTTTACAGACTGTATTACCATTACTGGTTAAAGCAGGGCTGGACGCTGCACAGATTGTAGAGAAACTTTCAGTAAATCCACGTAAATTACTCAGACTGCCTGTACCTGTTATCGCCGCTGGTGAAAATGCAAATTTTGTACTTTTCGGTCTGACAGAAAAATGGGAATATAACCGTGACAATAATTTTTCGAAGTCGAGAAATACCCCATTATTAAACCAAACCCTGACAGGGAAAGTTCAACTCGTTTATAATAACAATCAATTTCAAGTATATGGATAG